CTCGCCGCGGTCCACAAGGAGGTCGGCCCCATCGACTCGGACGCCACGGCGGCAAGCGAGATGGAACGGCTGTCGGTCGAACCGGTCGACGGCACCGGCCCGTCGTACCACCTGCGCGACCATGGCACGTGGGAGCAGATGCGGGAGTACTTCGTGCACCGGTCGCTGTATCACCTCAAGGAGGGCGACCCGCACGCGTGGCTGATCCCCCGGATCGGCGGGCAGGCCAAGGCGTCATTCGTGGCGATCGAGTACGACGAGTACGGCGCCGGCCACGGCAACCATCTGCACCAGCAGCTGTTCGCCGACCTCATGGAGGCGGCCGATCTCGACAGCAGCTACCTCGGCTACATCGCCCACGTGCCCGCCGAGTCGCTGGCCCTGGTGAACCTGATGTCGATGTTCGGGCTGCACCGCAAGCTCCGTGGGGCCGCGGCCGGGCACTTCGCGGCAACCGAGATCACCTCATCGCCGGGTTCGCAGCGGCTCACCGCGGCGTTACGACGCCTCGACGCGCCCGAGCCGTGCGTGCGTTTCTACGCCGAGCACGTGGAGGCCGACGCCGTGCACGAGCAGGTGGTGCGGCTCAACGTGATCGGTGATCTCCTGGAACGCGAGCCGCAACTCGACGCCGACGTGGTGTTCGGCATCCGCGCGTTCGGCGCGCTGGAAGACCGCCTGGCCGACCACCTGATGAAGAACT
This region of Mycolicibacterium goodii genomic DNA includes:
- a CDS encoding iron-containing redox enzyme family protein gives rise to the protein MMTFPTTLQPPLPDAQGRISAAVISELRGRAPHNHLEPVWVPLRDADPLGLDIQLALYVCYELHYRGFDGVDPEWEWSAGLLHLRSQLERAFLAAVHKEVGPIDSDATAASEMERLSVEPVDGTGPSYHLRDHGTWEQMREYFVHRSLYHLKEGDPHAWLIPRIGGQAKASFVAIEYDEYGAGHGNHLHQQLFADLMEAADLDSSYLGYIAHVPAESLALVNLMSMFGLHRKLRGAAAGHFAATEITSSPGSQRLTAALRRLDAPEPCVRFYAEHVEADAVHEQVVRLNVIGDLLEREPQLDADVVFGIRAFGALEDRLADHLMKNWSAERSSLTRPLDE